A stretch of Lathyrus oleraceus cultivar Zhongwan6 chromosome 6, CAAS_Psat_ZW6_1.0, whole genome shotgun sequence DNA encodes these proteins:
- the LOC127095858 gene encoding uncharacterized protein LOC127095858 produces MTLEQVEANQATMRSDIITIQEKMDQLLETMLAIAQRERVADAEDEARRNDNPSSLVHQDDNFIHAKKGLVHIPVGGKGDEDRAEPSEAPAHYGSEMGDDPYEAFYVPDQPKPKTLPDPSADRLRALEKKIKAIEGNNIFGASAMNMRLVEPPLSEKEMTGIFVDTLKDPFFDRLVSSAASDFAHLVTIGDRIEKGLRDGKISGAVATSCAPKKYSGGFQKKKEGETNAVSRGYKGKQQASYGQVAAVVPIPYQQPIQQQPMYQPQHQQPRQQQNTAPPRQFKPKPPRRQLDPLPVPYSQIFPYLQKEGLLTLRELKPAVFPYPPGYDANAHCEFHMGAPGHTLENCFAFQNRVQDLIEAKVVTFTPRRPNVNTNPMPTHGGASVSAIEESDQGELILKVEDIQTPITMIGAQLLKSGLVPEELVNDENDKGLRNFIQQMLDRGELQINRRAKNKEEKEIAVVVDILYDEVNVDIPFDEVNVDIPFDEVNMNIPFDEVNVNIPFDEVNVAIPYDEVNVEIPINPLVIEFPAPFAYEDEKAVPWIYQPRAFKQGQEDQPVVINEPNVTSIVGPAGITRSGRVFAPRAVDASTKAKGKEVATPIQIPVPSREMQEMHLSPKAAVTREEAEEFLRIIKKSDYKVVDQLNQTPSKISMLSLLLNSEAHRNSLLKVLSAAHITKDITTEQFDDVIACVTTGNFLGFNDDELPVEGKNHNKALHISLKCIDTILSRVLVDTGSSLNVMPKTTLIKLPMEGMNMKPSTLIVKAFDGSRRAVIGEVDLPIKIGPTFFKITFQVMDIHPGYSCLLGRPWIHSAGAVTSTLHQKLKFITNDKMIVIGGEEDILVSHLTSFRYIEVDGEITETPFQSLEVVNMMAVQKTLETPKSGPSMASWQGAKAVIESENAQDWGKVVEVNQKRDKFGLGYDPSSIEASNQHDGEQIPPVKETFISAGHIFGNQVAMINVEDHEEGASSWIRQAAPNEELTNWKAVEVPQIFQK; encoded by the exons ATGACGTTAGAGCAAGTGGAGGCTAACCAAGCTACCATGAGGTCAGACATCATTACGATCCAAGAGAAGATGGATCAACTGCTGGAAACAATGCTCGCCATCGCCCAGAGAGAGAGGGTTGCGGATGCAGAAGATGAGGCTAGAAGGAATGATAACCCATCAAGTTTGGTCCACCAAGACGACAACTTCATCCACGCCAAGAAAGGTCTGGTTCATATACCAGTAGGGGGAAAGGGGGATGAGGATCGTGCAGAGCCTTCTGAAGCACCTGCTCATTATGGGTCCGAAATGGGAGATGACCCGTATGAAGCTTTCTATGTGCCGGACCAACCAAAGCCTAAAACACTTCCAGATCCATCTGCAGATAGGCTTCGTGCTTTGGAAAAGAAGATCAAAGCTATCGAAGGGAATAATATATTCGGTGCctctgccatgaacatgcgtCTG gtagagccaccattgtctgaGAAGGAAATGACTGGAATATTTGTGGACACGCtgaaggacccattctttgatAGATTGGTGAGTAGTGCAGCATCCGATTTTGCACATCTGGTCACAATCGGAGATCGTATAGAAAAGGGTCTGAGGGATGGAAAGATTTCAGGAGCTGTGGCCACCTCTTGCGCACCGAAAAAGTATTCTGGAGGCTTCCAGAAGAAAAAAGAGGGTGAAACGAATGCTGTATCTAGAGGCTATAAGGGGAAGCAACAAGCTTCATATGGCCAAGTCGCTGCCGTGGTACCCATACCTTATCAGCAACCCATACAACAACAACCAatgtatcaaccacaacatcaacaacctcgtcaacaacagAACACAGCACCACCAAGACAATTCAAGCCAAAGCCTCCAAGAAGGCAACTTGACCCTCTACCAGTACCTTACAGCCAAATATTCCCATATTTGCAAAAGGAGGGTCTTCTGACATTGAGGGAGCTAAAACCGGCTGTTTTTCCATATCCACCAGGATATGATGCTAACGCCCATTGTGAATTTCACATGGGAGCGCCCGGCCATACCCTGGAGAATTGTTTTGCATTCCAAAATAGGGTACAAGACCTGATTGAAGCAAAAGTTGTTACCTTCACTCCAAGACGCCCGAACGTGAACACTAATCCCATGCCAACACATGGAGGTGCTTCCGTCAGTGCCATAGAGGAGAGTGATCAGGGAGAACTGATTCTTAAGGTTGAAGACattcaaacccctatcaccaTGATAGGGGCACAACTGCTAAAAAGTGGTCTAGTCCCAGAGGAGCTAGTCAATGATGAGAATGATAAAGGGTTGAGgaattttatacaacaaatgctgGATCGAGGCGAGTTACAGATAAATCGCCGTGCTAAGAACAAAGAAGAGAAAGAGATAGCCGTTGTGGTGGATATCCTTTACGATGAGGTTAACGTGGACATCCCTTTCGATGAGGTTAACGTGGACATCCCTTTCGATGAGGTTAACATGAACATCCCTTTCGATGAGGTTAACGTGAACATCCCTTTCGATGAGGTTAATGTGGCCATCCCTTATGATGAGGTTAATGTGGAAATCCCCATAAACCCCTTGGTGATAGAATTTCCAGCGCCGTTTGCATATGAGGATGAGAAGGCGGTACcatggatatatcagcccagagcttttaagcaagGGCAGGAAGACCAACCCGTGGTAATCAACGAACCAAATGTTACCTCAATTGTGGGGCCAGCCGGAATAACGCGCAGTGGCCGAGTGTTTGCACCAAGGGCTGTTGATGCTTCTACAAAAGCCAAGGGGAAAGAAGTTGCTACTCCTATCCAAATTCCTGTCCCTAGTCGAGAAATGCAAGAAATGCATCTGTCACCTAAAGCTGCGGTCACTCGAGAGGAGGCTGAGGAATTTTTAaggataatcaagaaaagtgattataaagtggtagatcagttgaatcagaCACCTTCGAAAATCTCCATGCTATCTCTGTTGCTCAACTCAGAAGCACACAGGAATTCATTATTGAAAGTGTTAAGCGCAGCACATATCACGAAGGACATAACAACAGAACAGTTTGACGATGTGATAGCTTGCGTAACCACTGGAAATTTTTTGGGGTTTAATGATGATGAACTGCCAGTTgagggaaagaaccataacaaggccctaCATATCTCCTTGAAATGCATAGACACTATACTATCAAGGGTATTAGTAGACACAGGTTCCTCACTGAATGTCATGCCAAAAACCACTTTGATAAAGCTGCCGATGGAGGGGATGAATATGAAGCCCAGTACCTTGattgtgaaagcattcgatggcTCAAGACgagcagtgataggagaggttgacCTACCGATCAAAATAGGCCCAACTTTCTTCAAAATCACattccaagttatggacatacatcccgGTTATAGCTGCTTACTTGGGAGACCATGGATCCACTCTGCAGGTGCCGTCACCTCCACTTtacaccaaaagctaaaattCATTACCAATGATAAGATGATTGTGATTGGAGGAGAGGAGGATATCTTGGTTAGCCACCTAACATCTTTCCGATATATCGAAGTGGATGGCGAGATAACCGAGACACCATTCCAGTCCTTGGAAGTGGTAAATATGATGGCTGTCCAAAAGACGTTGGAGACTCCGAAGTCAGGACCATCCATGGCCTCGTGGCAAGGAGCTAAGGCTGTGATAGAAAGTGAAAACGCTCAAGACTGGGGCAAAGTGGTGGAAGTGAACCAGAAGCGAGACAAGTTTGGGTTAGGGTATGACCCGTCGTCGATTGAAGCTAGTAACCAACACGATGGAGAGCAGATTCCTCCTGTAAAAGAAACGTTCATCAGCGCTGGCCACATTTTTGGAAATCAGGTGGCCATGATCAATGTTGAAGATCATGAGGAAGGAGCGTCTAGCTGGATACGACAAGCCGCGCCTAATGAAGAACTGACAAACTGGAAGGCTGTTGAAGTCCCTCAAatttttcaaaagtaa